Below is a genomic region from Hippea sp. KM1.
GTCATAAGAACGGCCAAGGCCAAGAAGATCATCGTCTTTAAGTTCAAAAGGAGAAAGGGATACAAAAGGAAAAAGGGACACAGGCAGTATTTCACAGAGGTAAAAATCACAAAGATAGTATCATAGGGGGAATATAAATGGCTCACAAGAAAGGTCTTGGAAGCACCAAAAACGGAAGGGATAGTATAGGCAAACGCTTAGGCGTAAAAAGAGCCGACGGCCAGAGGGTAAAGGCCGGGGAGATACTGGTTCGCCAGAGGGGAACCAAATGGCATCCAGGTAAAAACACAGGCAAAGGCAAGGATGATACGCTCTTTGCCTTGGTCGCAGGCACAGTAAAGTTTGAAGAGAAGCTCGGTAAAAAGTTTGTCAGCGTCTATCCGTAAATGTTTATCGACTATGCCAAGATCCACATTAAGGCAGGAGACGGCGGCAGAGGAATCGTAAGCTTTAGGCGGGAAAAGTATGTCCCCAAGGGCGGCCCTGACGGCGGAGACGGCGGCAAGGGGGGCAATGTAATACTCAAGGCCTCAAAGGACGAAAACACTTTGAGGTCTTTTCGTTTCAAAAAAAACTTCAAAGCAGAAAACGGCCAACCCGGCGGTTCAAATAACAAAACAGGCAAAAGCGGCAAAGATTTAGTTATTGTTGTTCCAGTTGGCACCATAGTAAAGGACGAAGAAGGCAATACAATAGCAGACCTCAGCCGGGACGGTCAAACGGTAATTGTTGCAAAGGGGGGCAAGGGGGGCAAGGGCAATGCCGCATTTGCAAGTCCAACAAACAGGGCACCCCGCACGGCCACACCGGGTAAACCGGGTGAGGAGAAAGATATAGTATTGGAATTGAAACTGCTGGCCGATGTGGGTCTTGTTGGATTTCCAAATGCAGGCAAATCATCCCTAATCAGGGCCGTTTCGGATGCAAAACCCGAGATAGCAGACTATCCCTTTACCACGCTTCAGCCCCATTTAGGCTATGTATTCTTCGACGATAGGGATTTTATAATCGCCGATATCCCCGGTATCATAGAGGGTGCACACAAGGGCAAGGGGCTTGGTTTGAGGTTTTTAAAGCACATAGAACGAACGACCATACTGCTGTTTGTTCTGGATATAACCGACGAACCAGAAGAAAAACACAAAAAGCTAATGGATGAGCTTGAAAAATACAACCCAAAGCTCTTGAAAAGAAAAAGGGCTGTTGTTCTAAACAAGATAGATTTAGTTGATAAAATCGATGAAAAATTATACAAAGGGTTATTCTCAGAGGAGGTATTCTTTATAAGTGCCTTAAAAAAGAAAGGCCTAAAGCCCCTGCTGAAATGGATAAGCGAGAGTTTAAAAGAAGATTAGCCCAAACAAAGCGCATAGTAATCAAGATAGGAAGCGGCGTCATATCAAATAACGGCTCCATCGATGAGGATAACCTAAGAACCATCGTTGAGGACATAGCAAGCATAGGCAGCAAAAAACAGATCCTCATAGTATCCAGCGGGGCCGTGGCAAGCGGTATGAACATAATGGGGTTAAAGAAACGCCCCGACAACATAGTAAACCTGCAGGCGCTTGCATCCTTAGGTCAGCCAGAGCTGATAAACACATACAAAAGGCTCTTTGAGGAATTCGGCATAAAGACATCGCAGATTCTAATCACCGTTGACGATATACAGAACAGGCGCAGATTCATAAACGCCAAAAACACGCTCCTTACACTCCTAAAGTGGGGCATACTGCCCATAATAAACGAAAACGATACGGTCGTTATAAAGGAGTTAAGGTTCGGAGATAACGATAACCTATCATACCACATACTAAACCTGATCGAAGCAGATGCGCTTATAATCCTAAGCACCATAGATGGACTATACACCAAAAACCCCACTGACTCTGAGGCCAAACTCATCGAGGCAATAGATGAAACAACAGACTTTGAGGATAGGGGAATAAGCCTTTTGGGCAGCGGAGGCATAAAGACAAAGATAGAGGCGGGCCTCAATGCTGCCAAATTGGGTAAATTAGCCTGTATCGTAAACGGCAAAAAACCCCACGCCATAAAACGCCTATTCGACGATGATGGGTTTAGGTTTTCATACTTCATACCCCAGAAACAGACAATCAACTCAAAAAAATCGTGGATCATAAACTGCATGCCTTCGGGGGTCGTAGTCATAGATAGGGGTGCTGAGAAAAATATACTCAACAACAAGAGCCTCTTACCAAGCGGCATAAAGAAGGTCTATGGCGGTTTTGGCAGGGGCGATGTTATAAACATAGAAAACGAGGAAGGTGAACTCATTGCAAAAGGCATAACCAACTACGACTCAAGCGAGATAGAAAAGATAAAACAACACCATTCAAGTGAAATCGTAAACATACTGGGATACAAATACTCAAACGATGTTGTCCATATAGACAACATGGCGCCCACAAAGGACTATTCGGAGGATTGAGATGAACTTAGAAGAGAAGATAGAAAAGCTCGCATACAACACAAAAACGGCCAGCCGAGGCCTGACAAAGATCACCGAGGATAAGATAAATGCCGTCTTGGAGAAGCTCAAAGAGCTGATCGATAAAAACAGACAGAGGATAAAAGAGGCAAACCAAATAGACATAGAAAACGCCAAAAAGGCAAACCTCAAGGCCTCATTAATCGATAGATTGCTCCTAAACGACAAAAGAATTGACGGCATGATAGAGGCAACAGAAGCGGTTAAAAAGCTAAAAAGCCCTGTTGGTAAGGTAATTGATGGGTGGAGATTGCAAAACGGCCTAAACATAGAGAGGGTTAAGGTTCCGATAGGGTGCC
It encodes:
- the rpmA gene encoding 50S ribosomal protein L27, encoding MAHKKGLGSTKNGRDSIGKRLGVKRADGQRVKAGEILVRQRGTKWHPGKNTGKGKDDTLFALVAGTVKFEEKLGKKFVSVYP
- the obgE gene encoding GTPase ObgE, coding for MFIDYAKIHIKAGDGGRGIVSFRREKYVPKGGPDGGDGGKGGNVILKASKDENTLRSFRFKKNFKAENGQPGGSNNKTGKSGKDLVIVVPVGTIVKDEEGNTIADLSRDGQTVIVAKGGKGGKGNAAFASPTNRAPRTATPGKPGEEKDIVLELKLLADVGLVGFPNAGKSSLIRAVSDAKPEIADYPFTTLQPHLGYVFFDDRDFIIADIPGIIEGAHKGKGLGLRFLKHIERTTILLFVLDITDEPEEKHKKLMDELEKYNPKLLKRKRAVVLNKIDLVDKIDEKLYKGLFSEEVFFISALKKKGLKPLLKWISESLKED
- the proB gene encoding glutamate 5-kinase; amino-acid sequence: MDKREFKRRLAQTKRIVIKIGSGVISNNGSIDEDNLRTIVEDIASIGSKKQILIVSSGAVASGMNIMGLKKRPDNIVNLQALASLGQPELINTYKRLFEEFGIKTSQILITVDDIQNRRRFINAKNTLLTLLKWGILPIINENDTVVIKELRFGDNDNLSYHILNLIEADALIILSTIDGLYTKNPTDSEAKLIEAIDETTDFEDRGISLLGSGGIKTKIEAGLNAAKLGKLACIVNGKKPHAIKRLFDDDGFRFSYFIPQKQTINSKKSWIINCMPSGVVVIDRGAEKNILNNKSLLPSGIKKVYGGFGRGDVINIENEEGELIAKGITNYDSSEIEKIKQHHSSEIVNILGYKYSNDVVHIDNMAPTKDYSED